The DNA window AGTTCCATGCGCATTTCGTACACGGTTTCGGGCTCACTTCGTACGCAGCTTCAGGCGCATTTCATGCACGGCATCGTGCACATTTCAGGCACACTTCAGGCGCCCTGTCAGGCGCACATCGTACGCACTATCGTGAGCACATCGTGTATTTTTCGTGCGCACTTCCCGTGTATCTTGTCGAGTGAAAAACTGCCTGGCTCTTCGGTATGCAGAGGTTCTGTCGCACACTACCTGTTTTGTCCGGTGTTGAAGCCTATTCGAATCTCACCGATTCACCTGTGCGAACACAATGCTTCTTGACCACGCCCTGCTTGACAAGGTCCTCGAACATGAGCGCTAGCCCTATCTTCGCTCCGACCAACGGCATCAACACGATTCGCTCGTAGTCTCGTCAGACGTTCTCAACCGCCTTGTCCCTCATTTGATTGACTCCGCTTCGTGGTTTTGCTGGCAACCAAAGGGGTTCGAATCCCTTCAGACCCACACAGCAGATGATAAGAGACAGAAGAAGACTTAGGTCCCATTTACCCGCAATCAAAGAGAGCCGAGTAACCCCTTCATTCGGTCAAAGACATCTTGAGACTGTATCAGGCTCGCGCAATAGGAGCACTTGAAATAACTGCCTTGTGTCGGCAGCTGCACACTGGCCCCGCAACTGGGACATTTGATTGATTGCAGCGAGATGCCTCCGCGTTCCATCTGAGCTTTGAGGAATGAGAAATCCACGACATACTGGATTTTGCTTTTCCTCTTTTCCTCCTCGATCTCCGCTCGCCTTGATGCAATCTGAGAGGAAAGCGCCGAACCCCACTTGTCCGCCGAAGCGATTTCAATCTCGATTCTCGGCAATCCAGTGTATCCTTCACCTTGGGCAATCAGGACCAGCTTGGTCTTTGCAAAACCCCTTTCGATCTTTACATCTTTCAATGCCAAAAGTGGAAGGTCGAGCACAGTGAAGGACTTTCTTGATACAAGACCCGAGCCATGCTCAAACAGAACCCGT is part of the Candidatus Thermoplasmatota archaeon genome and encodes:
- a CDS encoding Zn-ribbon-containing protein, translated to MKDVKIERGFAKTKLVLIAQGEGYTGLPRIEIEIASADKWGSALSSQIASRRAEIEEEKRKSKIQYVVDFSFLKAQMERGGISLQSIKCPSCGASVQLPTQGSYFKCSYCASLIQSQDVFDRMKGLLGSL